The following proteins are co-located in the Phocoena phocoena chromosome 1, mPhoPho1.1, whole genome shotgun sequence genome:
- the CKS1B gene encoding cyclin-dependent kinases regulatory subunit 1 produces MSHKQIYYSDKYDDEEFEYRHVMLPKDIAKLVPKTHLMSESEWRNLGVQQSQGWVHYMIHEPEPHILLFRRPLPKKPKK; encoded by the exons ATGTCGCACAAGCAGATTTACTATTCGGACAAATACGACGACGAGGAGTTCGAGTACCG GCATGTGATGTTGCCCAAGGACATAGCCAAGCTGGTCCCTAAAACCCATTTGATGTCTGAATCTGAATGGAGGAATCTTGGCGTTCAGCAGAGTCAGGGATGGGTCCATTATATGATCCATGAACCAG AACCTCACATCTTGCTGTTCCGGCGGCCACTGCCCAAGAAGCCAAAGAAATGA